DNA from Massilia antarctica:
GAACGACAAGCAGAACCTGCGCAAGCTCGCCGCCAGGCGCGTGCCGCTGGTGTTGATCGACCGGCGCGTGTACGACCATCTGGTCCGCAACGACCCCGACCTGCACCCGCTGGCGCCGACCTTGCGTTTCCATCCCCGCCTGCTGGAAGACAAGAAGCTCTACATTTGCTTTCGCCCCAACGCCGAGGGCGAGCGCGTGCGCGCGCTTGTCAACGCGGGCTTGAAACGGATCGATATCGAGGCCGTGATGGCGGCGGCCCTGGGCGCCGGCAGTGCGCACTAGTCCTTGGCGCAAGCCGGCCCCGGGGCAATCCATCCAGTTCGGCCATCCGGATCAATGCGACTCATGACTGCCAGGCATCGGGGCCGCCAGCCCCGCCGCTTGCTGGCCCCGCCCGGCCATCCGTCGTGGCCACGCTGACGCAATTGCGCCCGCGCAGCTTGGCCGCATACAAGGCGCCGTCGGCGCGGTGCAGCAGGTCGCTCATCTCGACGGCATCGGCGTGGTTCACCGATGCGATGCCGATGCTGACCGTGACGGCGACGTCGCCGTACGCGGTAGGCACCGTGGCATCGGCCATGGCGCCGCGCATGCGCTCGGCGACGATGAGGGCGCCCTCGGGGTCGCAGTCGGGCAGCACCGCGAGCAGTTCCTCGCCGCCATAGCGCCCGAAGGAATCGTAGTTTCTCAGGGTCGCGGCCATGCGCCGCGTCGCTTCGCGCAATACCTCGTCCCCGGCCAGGTGGCCGTAGGTATCGTTGATGCGCTTGAAATGATCGAGATCGGCGAAGATCACCGATAAAAAATCGGGCGTGCGCACCCGTCGTGCGATCTCCTTTTGCAGCACGTCGAGGATCGCGCCGCGGTTGAAGATGCCGGTCAGGGCGTCGCGCGTGGCTTGCCGGCGCAGTTCCTGTTCCAGGTCGACGATGCGGCGCCCGGCGCGCAAGCGCACCCGCATTTCCTCGGCGATGAAGGGTTTGGCGACGTAATCGTCGGCCCCGGCATTCATGGCCGCGACGATGAATTCGGTTTCCGTGCGCGAGGTCAGCATGATCATGTAGACATACCGCTCCAGGCCGGCCTGGCGGATGTTGTGGCAGACATCGGTGCCGTCCAGGCCGGGCATCATCCAGTCCAGCACCGCCAACAAGGGCCCGTCGGCTTGCAGCAGGATCGCCTCGGCGCTCAAGCCGTCGGCCGCGACCACGACCTCGTAACCCCATTCGGACAGCACGTCCTGCAGGTACAAGACGGAAATCGGATCGTCGTCGGCGACAAGCACTTTCATTGGTTCAGTTCCAGGGTCGTGGTCAATGTGGCCGACAATTCATCGATGCACAGCGCCAGGTAGCGTGCGGCGCCATCCAGGTCATCCGCGCCGGCGTCGCTGCCGGCGCGCGCCATGCTTTCCAGCGCACCCGCCGCCTGCGCCGTCGTGTCGCCGCTCAAGGTCGCGGCGGCACCCTTGATGCGGTGCGCCGTGCGTTCCAGCAGGCGGGCGTCGTTCGTTTCGAGGCCGCTGTGCAGGTGGCGCACGAGCTCGGGCGCCGTATCGATGAACGATTTTGCCATGAGGTACAATAAATCGCGCTTTCCGCGCGCGCGCTCCAGTGCCAGCGCGCGGTTGAAGATGGGCGTGGTGGCCGCCGCCCCGGTGGCCGGCACCCCGGTGGCCGGCACCCCGGCCGCCGGCTCGTCGTCCGGCGCCGGCGCCGCCGATGGGCCGTGCGCGGCGGTCCACGGTCGTTCCAGGCAGGCATACAGGTCGAGTGGCTCGATCGGCTTGGCCAGATAGTCGTCCATGCCCGCTGCCAGGCAGGTCTGGCGGTCGCCCGCCATCGCGTGGGCAGTCACCGCCACGATATGGATATGCGCGCCCGAGGCGCCCTCGCGGCGGCGGATTTCGGCGCTCGTCTGGTAGCCATCCATTTCCGGCATCTGGCCATCCATCAGGATGGCGTCGAAGCGGCCTGCGTCGAGCATGCGCAATACCTCGGTCCCATTGGCGGCCACGGCGAAGGTGTGGCCGCGGCTGCGCAGCAGCTCGGCAACCAGCATCCGGTTGACCGGATGGTCGTCGGCGACCAGCACGTGCAGGCGCTTGCGCGGGGGCGCCACGGGGGCCGCCGCCATGTCTGGCGGGCTTGGCGCGGCGGGGCCGGCGGCGCCGTTCCTGACGATGCCCATCAAGGTGTTGAACAGCTCCGAATGCCTGACGGGCTTGGTGATAAATGCCGTCAATCCCGCCGCCAGTCCGGCTTGCAGCGCGGCGCCGTCGTCCTGGGCCGGCAGCATGACGATGATCGATGCCGGCGCCAGCCCGGCGGCGCCCAGGGTGACGGCCAGCGGCGCGCTGCCGCCGCCGGCCAGCGCGGCGCTGCAGATGGCCGCGCAAAACGGCTGCGCGTGCGCACCGTCGCGCGGCGGCTGCAGCGCCAATTGCCGCGTCAGTTCGGCGTGGTCCCGCACCAGCGCCGGACGCATTTTCCAGCTGCGCAGCAGGTTGACGATGATCTGGCCGGAGGTGGCATTGTCGTCGATGACCAGCACCGGCTTGTGTTGCAGCCCGGCGTCGCCCGGCCCCTGGTCCGGCGCCGCCGTGCCCTGCGCAAGCTGGACCGGCAGGGTGAAGTGGAACTCGGTGCCCACCCCGGGTTCGCTCTCGACCCACAGCTGTCCGCCCATCAGGCCCACCAGCTGGGAGACGATCGCCAGTCCCAGCCCGGTGCCGCCGTATTCGCGGGTGGTGGAGGCATCGGCCTGGACGAACGACTCGAAGATATGCTCCTGCTGCTGGCGCGACATGCCGATCCCGGTATCGCGCACCTTGAACTCGAGTTCGGCGTAGCCGGCATGGCGCGCGTGCTGGCTGACCGTCAGCACGACTTCGCCGCGCGCGGTAAACTTGATCGCATTGCTGGCCAGGTTGATCAGGATCTGCACCAGCCGGCCCTTGTCGGCGACGATCATGTCGGGAACCTCGGGCGCGATGTCGAAGGCCAGTTCCAGGCGCTTTTCCGCCGCCCCCGCCGCCAGGGTCCGGAACACATTGGCGACTTCTTCGCGCAGGTCGAAGGCCACTTTTTCCAGCACCAGCTTCTTGGCCTCCATCTTGGAAAAATCGAGGATATCGTTCAGCAGGCGCAGCAGGGAGTCGGCGGACGACTGGATCAGTTCCATGTATTCGCGCTGCTGGATCGATAAGCCCGTTTTCAGCACCAGCCGCGTGAAGCCGACGATGCAATTCATCGGCGTACGGATTTCATGGCTCATGTTGGCCAAAAACTCGCTCTTGGCCTCGTTGGCCGACTCCGCCTTGTGCTTGGCTTCCTGTAACTGGATTTCGAATTTCTTGATCGAGGTGACGTCGTGGTCGGTGCCGCGATAGCCGAGGAGGGTGCCGTCGCGGTCGAGCACCGGCACCGCCGACGATTCCAGATAGCGATCGCTGCCGTCGCGGTGGCGCCAGCGGATCAGCCAACTGTTCCAGCCCTCGCCGCGCTGCTGCAGCTGGCGCAGCCGCTCGGCCACCATGGCCCGTTCTTCGGGGTGCACGTAGCGTAGCATGGTCTTGCCGGTCAGTTCCTCGGCCCCGTGGCCGAGCATGGCCTGGACCGCCGGGTTGGAATAACGGATGCGGCCGCCGCTGTCGAGCGACCAGATCCAGTCCTTGGTGGTCTCCACGATCGAGCGGAATTTTTCCTCGCTCAGCCTGAGCTGGTCTTCCGTCTGTTTGCGGTGGGTGATGTCGTTGTACAGGCACAGCAGATGGGGTACGCCGGACAACTCCACCAGGTCGGCTGAAAACAGGACGCTGATCACGGCGCCGCCTGCCGTTTTCATGGCCGCTTCGCAGTCGCTGACCGAGCCTTCCTGGCGCAGCCGCGCCATCATCGACAGCTGGGCGTCGGGCGCGAGCCAGTAATCGAACAGGGAGGCGGGGTGGGTGAGCAGCGCGGCGCGCTCCTGCCCGATCAGCTCGCAAAAGGCATCGTTCACTTCCAGGAAGTGGCCATCGGCCATGCTGCTGACGGTAATCGCCACCGGGCTCATGCTGAAAATCTTGGAAAAGCGTTCTTCCAGCTGGCGCATGTGTTCCTCGACCTGCTTGCGCTCGCTGATATTCATCATCGCGCCGATCATGCGCACCGCCGCGCCGGCCTCGTCGTGGATGATATAGCCGCGATCGTGCACGTGGGCATAGCTGCCGTCCGCGCAGCGGAAACGGTATTCGCCGGTCCAGTAGCGCCCGCCCTCGTGGATTTCATGCTCGACTTCGGCGATGACCCAGTCGCGGTCGTCGGGGTGGATCTGGTCGATCCACCACTGGGCCGGGGAAGTGCCGCCGGCCATCGCGTGACCGAAGGTGTGCTCGATGCCCGCGTTCCACCAGATGCGGTCGGTGCCGAAGTCCCAGTCCCATACCGTATCGTTGGTGGCGCGCGCGACCAGGTTGAAACGCTCCAGGGTGGTGCGCAGGTCATCCTCGGCGCGCTTGCGCTCGCTGACATCGACGCCCACCATCGCGTACGAACTCGGTTCCCCCTCCTGGTGCGCGATGCGGACCACGGAAAACAGAAAGGGGACCATGCCGCCGCCGCGGTTGCACAGGTCGAGTTCGCCGCGCCAGGCCGCCACCGACGCTTCCTGCAAAATGCCCGCCAGGCGGTCGCCATCCGTACCGGGACAAGTGAACGCCGCCATCGACAGGCCGCCGCAGTCTTCCTCGGCACCGATGCCGAGCAAGCCGCGCCCGGCGCCGTTCAGATAGAGAATGCGCTGCTGGCCGGAGACAAAGGCCACCAGGTTCGGCGTGGCATCGAGGAAGGCACTGAAGCGCGAGCTGACTTCGGACGCATGGCGCTCGGCGCTGATGTCGCGCAGGATCGCCACCGACAGGCGGCCGCCTTCGTGGCGCGCTTCGCGCACCGCGATATGCAGGGGGAACAGCGCGCCATCCTTGCGTTGTGCGTCGACCTGCACGCCGTGCGCGCTGTCCGGCCGGGCAGGATCGTCCGCCTGCGCCTGCGCGCCGCTATGGCTGGGCGGTGGTGGGGCGGGGATCAGCAAGGTCAGGGGGGCGCCCAGAACCTCGTTCGCCGCATAGCCGAACATGGCCGCGGCTGCCGGGTTGATCGACCTGATGGCGCTGTTCTCGTCGATGGTCAGCAAGCCTTCGGCCATATTGTCGACCACCGCCTGGAGCTTGCCTTCGCCCGCGCGCGCCGCCTGCCTGGCCGCCAGCAGGGCCGCGATCAGGGGCGAGACTTGCCAGTGCAGCAGCAAGGTGCCGCACACGAACAGCACGGCCAGCACCGTCATCATGGTCGAGATTTGCGTGCGGATCGGCTCGTACAGCTCGACCGCATCCTGCTTTACCACCAGGCCCAGTCCGGTGGCGCCGATCGGCCCGTAGGCGGCGATCACCATCTGGCCGCGGTAATCTTTCGCCGCCACCAGCCCGGTCTTGCCGTTCAGGGCGATGCTCATCGGCAGTTGCTGGCCGTTGCGCAGGCGCGAGGTGGCGCGAAAACCCTGGGCGTTCAGGCGGCTCGGCAGGCAATTCATCCGCTCCTTGCCCGCCGCCGCGCAGATCGCGATATCGCCGCTGTTTCCCAGCAGCGCGGCATCGGCCAGCAAGGTTTGCACGATGGCCAGCTTGCGCTCGGCCAGGATGCTGCCGATGATGGCGCCATCTTTGCGCACCGGCACCGCGATCTTCAGGATGGGGACCGCCGACCAGAGCAGCTCATGTCCATCGTTCAGGCGCAGGGTAATCGGTGCGCCAGTGTCGGGCGTGCCGGCGTGCAGCAGGATGCTGCCGTCCGGCCCGGTCGCGGTCACCGAGGCATAACCATCGCCGAGCAAATGCTGCCCCAGTTCGGAGGCCAGCGCCGCGTTACCCGCGGCGCCGGGCGTGCGCGCGTATTCCTTGAGCAGGGCGGGATCGGTGGAGAGCGAACGGGTCTGCAAAATCGTGTTTTCCAGCACAAAATTCAAGAGTTGGGCACGATTCGAATGCGCCGCGCTCATATTCAGGTGCAAGGCCGTTTCGGTGCGGTGGGCCGACATGACGGAACTGGTCATCCCGGCCGACAGCGCCATCGACAGCAGGATGATGGTGGCGAGCGCGGTAATGCGCTTGTCGCCGCGTTCGCGGCTGGCGCTGCGCTCCTTGACGCCCTGGTACCAGCGTAGCCACAGCGCGCCGCCCAGCAGCAGAAAGCCGAATGCCGAGTGCGGCGCCATCCCGACGAAGCGATACCACTCGTAGAGCAGGTCGAGCTTGAGCGAATAGCCGGTCACGCCGACGATGCCGAGCGCAACGAGCAAGAGGCACAGCAGCTGGACCAGCCGCTCGCTGCCGCCGCGCGCACTGTGCCGGTTCTGCAGCAAGAGGCAGACGCCGGCCAGCCAGAAGCCGGCGCAGGACAGGGGCGACATGCGTCCGGGATGCGGGTTGGGATCGACCAGCCACACATCGACGAACAGCTGGTCGACATGCAAATTCATGGCAAGCAAATTTTGCAGGGCCGCCACGCCGCTCACGGCCAGCATGGCGATGGCGGCGCAGGTGCGTGCCGGCCGCGCACGGCGCCCGGAAACGCACAGGGCGGCGCCGGCAAACACGAAACACAGCGCGGTATTGAACACCATCGCGATGGCCCCGGGGACGAGCTGCACCAGCGCGCCCGAGTGCAGGCTCCAGCCGGCCACCACCGCCGTGCCTAAAAGCAGCACCAGCGCGCCCAGCAATCGTTCAAGCTGTGAGAAGGTCAAGACCATCGCCTTTCGTGACGTTGATCGCCGCGACGGGCGCGGCCCGGGCGCCCCGGCACGCCCTGGGTCTGGCCAGGCCGGCCCGGACATGTCCTTGCGTGTGCGCCAGCACGGCCGCGCGACACAGGTGTTTTTTGCGCGCCAATTGGCCGACTATACAAGATTGTTCGCGGCGTTCGCTACATTTCGGATGGGTTCGTCAAAAAAACCACGCCGCGCGCTCGGCGCCTGGGTCCGCGCCGCTCTGCGCGCCGGCGCATGCCGGTAGTTGTTGCGCTGGCGATTATTCGGCGGGACCGCCATTTTTCGGCTGGAACATTGCTACAATTTCCATGCTGGCCTGGCTTCAAGGTAAGGCGGGCGCGAGAGGCTTTTGCCATGCCGACATTGAAAGCGACATCGTACTCATCTCAAAGCGCCTTATGACAGACACCGCTGATTTTTCAGGGAGCGTTCGGCACTCGCATGGGGCCGCCGACGTATTGGCGGGCCACTATGAACTCGGCGCGCGCCTCGGCGAAGGCGGCTATGGCGAGGTCTTCGAAGCGTGGGACCGCACCTTGCAGCGCAGTGTCGCGGTCAAGCGCATCAAGAAAGCCGACGGTGCCAGGAGTGGAGACGGTCCGATCCGCGAAGCCCGCATCGCGGCCTCGCTGCGGCACGCTGCCTTTGTCAAGGTCCACGCGATCGAAGACGATGGACCGAGTCAATCGATCGTGATGGAACTGGTGCCGGGAAAAACCGTCAGGCAGGTGCTGACGGAGTCGCGCATCGACCTGGCCCTTGCACTGGACTGGGTCGGCCAGGTGGCCGAAGCGATGCACGACGCGCATCAATCGGGCCTGGTGCATGGCGACCTGAAACCGTCGAACCTGATGGTTGAACCGAGCGGGCGCGTGCGCATTCTCGATTTCGGCCTCTCGCTGCGCGATGATGCGCTGGCGACGCGCTCGCTTTCCCTCACCGAACCGATGGGCACCATTGCCTACATGGCGCCGGAGCAGTTGCAGGGCGTGCCGGCCGATGCGCGCAGCGATGTGTACGCACTCGGCATCATCTTGTACGAGCTGGTGTGCGGCACCCGTCCCTATGCCGGCCTGGCCGGCCTGGCGCTGGCCGCCGCCCACCTGCAATCCGATTCCGGCAGTTGGCCCTATCCGGACAGCGCCAGTGCGCCGATGATCGCGCTGATCCGGGCCATGACGGCGCGCCACCCGCAGCAGCGTCTGGCCAGCATGGCCGAGATCCGCAGCCGCCTGCGCGCGCTGGCAACGCGGCCGGGGGCCTTGCCGGGCGCGCCGTGGCGCTGGACCGTTCCGGGGAAGCGCTGGTGGTGGGCGGGCGCGGCCTTGCTCGCCTGTGCGCTGGCGTTCGGCGGCTGGCAGCTGGCACCCCGGGCGGTGGCATTGCTGCAACGCGCGGCGCCTTACTCGCAAGCACTCGACATGCGATCCGGGCTGGACGCGCTGGTCTTGTTCGACCGTCCCGGCAAGCTCGATCAGGCTGGCGCCCATTTTGCGCGCATTCTCGACCATACGCCCGGGAACGCCGCGGCCGTGGCCGGCATGTCGCTGGTGTACGCGCTACGCTACGCGGGCGACGGCCAGGATGAAGTGTGGCTGCAAAAAGCCGCCGCCGGCGCCCAGCAAGCGTTGACCCTGAACGATCAACTGGCATTGAGCCACATCGCCAATGGCTGGGCGCTCGCCAACCTCGGCCACTACGAGCGCGCACTGACGGCCTTCGACCAGGCGCTCCATCTTGATCCCGCGGATTTTTTCGCCTGGTATGGCAAGGCCCACATGCTGCGCCGCGCGGGACGCCTGCCGCAGGCGCTGCAGACCCTGGCGCTGGCATCGGCGCGTTTTCCCCGGGAGCGCGTGTTTGCCGATGAATTGGGAGCGGTCCATTTTGAAAACGGCGCTTACCGCGACGCCGAGCAGGCATTCCGGCGCAGCCTCGCCTTGCAGCCGGACGCCGTCAACGCTTATTCGAATCTGAATGCCGCGCTGGTGCGCCAGGACCGCCAGGACGAGGCCCTGCGCGTGCTGCAGCAAGGCTTGCAAATCAGGCCCAGCGCCAAGCTGTATGGGAATCTGGGCAACGCCTTGTTCCTGCGCGGCGACTATGTGGGTGCGGCGGCCGCGTTCGAGAACGCCGTATCGCCCACCCGCGGCGCTCCCGGCGACTACCTTAACTGGGCCAACCTGGCCGACACCTTGCTGTGGATACCGGGGCGCGAACAGCAGGCGCGCCAGGCTTACGGCAAGGCGCGCACCCTGCTGGCCCCGCGCCTTGCGCGCGCCCCGGACGATGCGACCCTGGCGTCGCGCATGGCCTTGTACGCCGCGCGCAGCGGCGACAGCGCCGGCGCGCTCGCGCTGGCGGCGCATGCGCTGGCGCTTGCGCCGAAAAATGCGCAAATTCAATTTCGCATCGGCCTGGCATATGAATTGCTGGGTCATCGTCAGAAGGCGCTCGACGCTATTCTGAGTGCAAGACGCCTGGGCTATCCGTCCACAGCGGTTGCGGCTGAGCCGGATCTGGTCGCCTTGCGGCGCGATCCGGCCTATCCGCAGGACTGAGGTTCAGGCAATTTTCGCCGGAGAAATCCGGCCCCGTAGTGTCCACCGAAAGGAACGTTCATGAGCTCCCACCCTACGACGACCACGCATCCATTTACGATTTCATTTACCGACGCAGTAACGGAACCCGGATGGAATTTCGGCCACAGCACATTCCGTCCCGAGCTGTGCCACGTCGCTATCAACGACAAAATCGCTTTCAAGTTCGAGTACATGGGTATGCTTCCGGCGTCGACCATTGTGAGTCCGGTCTTGGTCGTGGCGCCGTTGCCGAGCCCATTCGTTGAGGGCAATATCATCTGCCTGAAGGAACATCCGACCGTGACGATCGGCACCAAAAAGGGCGAGTGGCAGTTCTGCCTTGTGTTCGGCGTTCGCTCACCGGAGGGGAACATCCGTTTCCACTACCTTCCCGATCCGGAATTGCAGGTCGGCTCGACGTAGGCGTGGTCAAGCAAGCAGTTCGAGCTTGTGCAGCAGGCGCCGCAGCGGTTCGGTCGGCGTTTTGAGCAGGGCGGCGCAGCGCGCTACGTTGCCATGGCTGGCCGCCAGCGCGCGCCTGATTTCATCGACCGCGATGTGATCGGCGCGCCGTATGTCGGGATGCCGCTCGAGCAGCTTGTACAGGGTGGGGCGCGACATCCCGAGCGACAGCGCCGCGCTCTGGATGGTCCATGCATGCTGGGCCATCGCGTTGAAAATGTCTGCTTCGCTTAACTGGGACGGCTTGCGGCGCGCCTGCGGCGCCTGGCCCGCGAGCTGCCCGGAGGGCTCAGGCGGCGCACCGGCTGAGCGCCCGGCTGGCAATCGCACCAGCTGCTCGAACTGCGGCAGCGCGCCGGCGTCGAGCATGAGGATGGCGCGCTGCAATGCATGGACCAGCTGGCGGATGTTGCCGGGCCAGTCGTAGCAGGCCAGCTGGGCGACCAGCGCGCAGGGCAGGCGCATGCCGGCTTCCTTCCCCAGCACATGCAGGATGAGCACGCCCATATCCTCGCGCCGGGCGCGCAGCGGCGGCAGTTGAATGACAAAGCCTTCCAGGCGGCGCAGCAGCGCCTGGTTGAAGCCGGCCGCGTCGAGTTGCTGGTCGGTGGCGGCGATCAGGCGCGCTGTCGCATGCCGGTCCTGCGCCGCTCCCAGCGGCCGGTAGTCGCCGCCCTCCAGCACGCGCAGCAGCATCGGCTGCACGCCGGCCGGCGCATTGCCTATTTCGTCCAGAAACAAGGTTGCGCCGTCGGCCTCGGCGAACCAGCCTTTGCGCTCGGCCTGCGCCCCGGTATAGGCACCCTTGGCGGCGCCGAACAGGTCGGCGCAGGCCAGCGACTCGTTCAGTGCCGCCATGTTGACCGTCACCAGCCTGGCCGTGGCGCGCCGGCCGAGCGCATGGATGGCGCGCGCGGCGATTTCCTTGCCGGTGCCGGTTTCGCCCAGCAGCAATACCGGCATCTCGTTCGACGCGGCCATGGCGACCTGGTCGCGCAGGGCAATGGCGGCGCTGCCGACACCGACCAGGGCGGGCATGCGATTGCGTTTCGGAAGCACGGTCATCCAGTGCAGGCAAAGCAGCACCGCGCGGCCAAGCGCGAGGATCTGGCCGTCGCGCAGCTGGTCCGCCGCCAGGCTGACCTTGTCGTGCAACTGGCGGCCATTCAATTCGACGACCATGCGCGAGTCGGGAAGATGCAGCGAAACACCGTCGAGCGCGTCGCGCACGATACGCAGGGGCTCGCGCGAAATTCCCATGTGGCCCAGGGGCAGCTCATCGGCCCCGGCCAGGCTGAACGAGGGCGCATACCGGCTCAGTTCCACGGCCTCGCCTTGCACACCAGTGACGAACTGCGCACCGATGCGTTCGGGATCCGGGTGCCAGACGATGGTCAACGCCAGCAAGGGGCGGTCGGCGCCATCCGGATGCGACAGCGGCGATGTCAAGGTGCGATTGTTATCGGTCATGGCCAGCAATCCCCGGACAGCCGGCTCTGGCTATCCACTATGTAAAACCTATGTCAAATTTTACACACTTTTCACACCCTGTTGCATGAATTGGCTTGCGCTGCCGGCCATGCCAGGACGCTGACCGCCCTGTGCCGCCACGCGCGCCCCGCAATGCTGCCCATCGGCAGCGCGGCGCGCTGGCGGCATGGCACGTCCCTTGCAACAGCAAGAGCAAGCGCGCCAGGAATGCGGCAGCGACCGGTCCCGCCGGACGGCTGCGCGCATTCAAGCGCGACGAGTACTTCGCTCACCATCTTTCGAGGAGATATACCATGTCCAATCCCCTGCTCGTGGCAGTTGCCAACGCAACGCAGTATGCCGCCACCCTGACGTCGACCAATAATTCGCCTAAGGACAATTCGCAGTTTTCCTTGTTTTCCACCGGCTTTACTGGCGGAACGGACAAGGATAACATCAAGATTCCGCAGTGCTCAGGCCCGCAATGGTATGAGGGCCACCACATCCTGATTACCGGCCAGGACGCCAACGGCGTGGTCATGTGGACCGTGTCGCTGTGGTCCAACGACCAGAACAACGCCGTCTTGTACTGGAATAACACCGATGGCTATAGCGAAAATAATCCATT
Protein-coding regions in this window:
- a CDS encoding PAS domain S-box protein, with product MTFSQLERLLGALVLLLGTAVVAGWSLHSGALVQLVPGAIAMVFNTALCFVFAGAALCVSGRRARPARTCAAIAMLAVSGVAALQNLLAMNLHVDQLFVDVWLVDPNPHPGRMSPLSCAGFWLAGVCLLLQNRHSARGGSERLVQLLCLLLVALGIVGVTGYSLKLDLLYEWYRFVGMAPHSAFGFLLLGGALWLRWYQGVKERSASRERGDKRITALATIILLSMALSAGMTSSVMSAHRTETALHLNMSAAHSNRAQLLNFVLENTILQTRSLSTDPALLKEYARTPGAAGNAALASELGQHLLGDGYASVTATGPDGSILLHAGTPDTGAPITLRLNDGHELLWSAVPILKIAVPVRKDGAIIGSILAERKLAIVQTLLADAALLGNSGDIAICAAAGKERMNCLPSRLNAQGFRATSRLRNGQQLPMSIALNGKTGLVAAKDYRGQMVIAAYGPIGATGLGLVVKQDAVELYEPIRTQISTMMTVLAVLFVCGTLLLHWQVSPLIAALLAARQAARAGEGKLQAVVDNMAEGLLTIDENSAIRSINPAAAAMFGYAANEVLGAPLTLLIPAPPPPSHSGAQAQADDPARPDSAHGVQVDAQRKDGALFPLHIAVREARHEGGRLSVAILRDISAERHASEVSSRFSAFLDATPNLVAFVSGQQRILYLNGAGRGLLGIGAEEDCGGLSMAAFTCPGTDGDRLAGILQEASVAAWRGELDLCNRGGGMVPFLFSVVRIAHQEGEPSSYAMVGVDVSERKRAEDDLRTTLERFNLVARATNDTVWDWDFGTDRIWWNAGIEHTFGHAMAGGTSPAQWWIDQIHPDDRDWVIAEVEHEIHEGGRYWTGEYRFRCADGSYAHVHDRGYIIHDEAGAAVRMIGAMMNISERKQVEEHMRQLEERFSKIFSMSPVAITVSSMADGHFLEVNDAFCELIGQERAALLTHPASLFDYWLAPDAQLSMMARLRQEGSVSDCEAAMKTAGGAVISVLFSADLVELSGVPHLLCLYNDITHRKQTEDQLRLSEEKFRSIVETTKDWIWSLDSGGRIRYSNPAVQAMLGHGAEELTGKTMLRYVHPEERAMVAERLRQLQQRGEGWNSWLIRWRHRDGSDRYLESSAVPVLDRDGTLLGYRGTDHDVTSIKKFEIQLQEAKHKAESANEAKSEFLANMSHEIRTPMNCIVGFTRLVLKTGLSIQQREYMELIQSSADSLLRLLNDILDFSKMEAKKLVLEKVAFDLREEVANVFRTLAAGAAEKRLELAFDIAPEVPDMIVADKGRLVQILINLASNAIKFTARGEVVLTVSQHARHAGYAELEFKVRDTGIGMSRQQQEHIFESFVQADASTTREYGGTGLGLAIVSQLVGLMGGQLWVESEPGVGTEFHFTLPVQLAQGTAAPDQGPGDAGLQHKPVLVIDDNATSGQIIVNLLRSWKMRPALVRDHAELTRQLALQPPRDGAHAQPFCAAICSAALAGGGSAPLAVTLGAAGLAPASIIVMLPAQDDGAALQAGLAAGLTAFITKPVRHSELFNTLMGIVRNGAAGPAAPSPPDMAAAPVAPPRKRLHVLVADDHPVNRMLVAELLRSRGHTFAVAANGTEVLRMLDAGRFDAILMDGQMPEMDGYQTSAEIRRREGASGAHIHIVAVTAHAMAGDRQTCLAAGMDDYLAKPIEPLDLYACLERPWTAAHGPSAAPAPDDEPAAGVPATGVPATGAAATTPIFNRALALERARGKRDLLYLMAKSFIDTAPELVRHLHSGLETNDARLLERTAHRIKGAAATLSGDTTAQAAGALESMARAGSDAGADDLDGAARYLALCIDELSATLTTTLELNQ
- a CDS encoding sigma 54-interacting transcriptional regulator — encoded protein: MTDNNRTLTSPLSHPDGADRPLLALTIVWHPDPERIGAQFVTGVQGEAVELSRYAPSFSLAGADELPLGHMGISREPLRIVRDALDGVSLHLPDSRMVVELNGRQLHDKVSLAADQLRDGQILALGRAVLLCLHWMTVLPKRNRMPALVGVGSAAIALRDQVAMAASNEMPVLLLGETGTGKEIAARAIHALGRRATARLVTVNMAALNESLACADLFGAAKGAYTGAQAERKGWFAEADGATLFLDEIGNAPAGVQPMLLRVLEGGDYRPLGAAQDRHATARLIAATDQQLDAAGFNQALLRRLEGFVIQLPPLRARREDMGVLILHVLGKEAGMRLPCALVAQLACYDWPGNIRQLVHALQRAILMLDAGALPQFEQLVRLPAGRSAGAPPEPSGQLAGQAPQARRKPSQLSEADIFNAMAQHAWTIQSAALSLGMSRPTLYKLLERHPDIRRADHIAVDEIRRALAASHGNVARCAALLKTPTEPLRRLLHKLELLA
- a CDS encoding protein kinase domain-containing protein, with the protein product MTDTADFSGSVRHSHGAADVLAGHYELGARLGEGGYGEVFEAWDRTLQRSVAVKRIKKADGARSGDGPIREARIAASLRHAAFVKVHAIEDDGPSQSIVMELVPGKTVRQVLTESRIDLALALDWVGQVAEAMHDAHQSGLVHGDLKPSNLMVEPSGRVRILDFGLSLRDDALATRSLSLTEPMGTIAYMAPEQLQGVPADARSDVYALGIILYELVCGTRPYAGLAGLALAAAHLQSDSGSWPYPDSASAPMIALIRAMTARHPQQRLASMAEIRSRLRALATRPGALPGAPWRWTVPGKRWWWAGAALLACALAFGGWQLAPRAVALLQRAAPYSQALDMRSGLDALVLFDRPGKLDQAGAHFARILDHTPGNAAAVAGMSLVYALRYAGDGQDEVWLQKAAAGAQQALTLNDQLALSHIANGWALANLGHYERALTAFDQALHLDPADFFAWYGKAHMLRRAGRLPQALQTLALASARFPRERVFADELGAVHFENGAYRDAEQAFRRSLALQPDAVNAYSNLNAALVRQDRQDEALRVLQQGLQIRPSAKLYGNLGNALFLRGDYVGAAAAFENAVSPTRGAPGDYLNWANLADTLLWIPGREQQARQAYGKARTLLAPRLARAPDDATLASRMALYAARSGDSAGALALAAHALALAPKNAQIQFRIGLAYELLGHRQKALDAILSARRLGYPSTAVAAEPDLVALRRDPAYPQD
- a CDS encoding GGDEF domain-containing protein gives rise to the protein MKVLVADDDPISVLYLQDVLSEWGYEVVVAADGLSAEAILLQADGPLLAVLDWMMPGLDGTDVCHNIRQAGLERYVYMIMLTSRTETEFIVAAMNAGADDYVAKPFIAEEMRVRLRAGRRIVDLEQELRRQATRDALTGIFNRGAILDVLQKEIARRVRTPDFLSVIFADLDHFKRINDTYGHLAGDEVLREATRRMAATLRNYDSFGRYGGEELLAVLPDCDPEGALIVAERMRGAMADATVPTAYGDVAVTVSIGIASVNHADAVEMSDLLHRADGALYAAKLRGRNCVSVATTDGRAGPASGGAGGPDAWQS